From a region of the Theobroma cacao cultivar B97-61/B2 chromosome 8, Criollo_cocoa_genome_V2, whole genome shotgun sequence genome:
- the LOC18592875 gene encoding uncharacterized protein LOC18592875, giving the protein MIHKKCVSLPRIIKTTWHHHEIIHNYFFQKQELEKHGCGICFGELLMKYGSYDCLKQDCNFVAHVDCAMEKYLATGQINDQDEESSENLASITCVIEMNQHGEATKIKHFSHEHDLTLDNKIKEDNDKRCDACMLSISTSFYYCSQCEFLLHKTCVELPRKKHHWFHESLFTLHVENTFQCGLCYHYCSGFAYHGNNTYKFCLRCVGISRIIPRQRHKHTLFFDFDLNKGQCNACGDYIHRGYKCKDCTFVLHVKCMALPQRARHKCDKHFLELTFHDENADLEEYYCDICEGQRDPNHWFYHCAICDNSAHPKCVFGKYPFLKKKIGETYKVWNHHHPLICVKKSYDICLRCGLPCQDIALECKSCNFTLHFDCLDLEDLVAF; this is encoded by the coding sequence ATGATCCATAAAAAATGCGTTTCATTGCCACGCATCATCAAAACTACATGGCATCACCATGAAATTATTCACAACTACTTCTTTCAAAAACAGGAGCTTGAAAAACACGGTTGTGGAATTTGTTTCGGTGAATTGCTAATGAAGTATGGCAGTTACGATTGTTTAAAGCAAGATTGCAATTTTGTTGCCCATGTGGATTGTGCAATGGAGAAGTATCTTGCAACTGGTCAGATAAATGATCAAGATGAGGAGTCTAGTGAAAATTTAGCTTCCATCACTTGTGTCATTGAAATGAACCAACATGGAGAAGCCACAAAGATAAAACATTTCAGCCATGAACATGATTTAACATTAGACAACAAGATTAAGGAAGACAATGATAAACGTTGTGATGCGTGCATGCTATCCATCTCAACTTCCTTTTACTATTGTTCACAATGTGAGTTCCTTCTCCACAAAACCTGTGTCGAATTACCCAGGAAAAAACATCATTGGTTTCATGAATCTCTCTTCACCCTCCATGTAGAGAACACTTTCCAATGTGGTTTATGCTATCACTACTGTAGTGGTTTTGCTTACCATGGTAACAACACCTATAAATTTTGTCTAAGGTGTGTTGGAATTTCTCGTATCATCCCACGTCAACGACACAAACACACTCTCTTTTTTGACTTTGATTTGAATAAAGGGCAATGCAATGCTTGTGGTGATTACATTCATCGTGGATACAAGTGTAAAGATTGCACTTTTGTTTTACATGTTAAATGCATGGCACTACCACAAAGAGCTCGGCATAAGTGTGACAAACACTTTCTAGAACTTACTTTTCATGATGAAAATGCTGATCTAGAAGAATATTACTGTGATATATGTGAAGGACAAAGAGATCCAAACCATTGGTTCTATCATTGTGCAATTTGTGATAATTCTGCTCATCCAAAATGTGTTTTTGGAAAATATCCatttttgaagaagaagataggaGAGACTTACAAGGTTTGGAATCACCATCATCCGCTCATTTGTGTTAAAAAGAGTTATGACATCTGTCTTAGGTGTGGCCTGCCTTGCCAAGATATAGCTCTTGAATGTAAATCTTGTAACTTTACCCTCCACTTTGATTGTCTTGACTTGGAAGATTTGGTAGCTTTCTGA